The Nitrospira tepida genome includes a window with the following:
- a CDS encoding GNAT family N-acetyltransferase, with protein sequence MTRNLLVRPAELGDLDRLIEFSLAMALETEGRALDRSRLRQGILGILTEPARGFFRVAETTSGDRARVVGQMMVTYEWSDWRNATFWWIQSVYVTPECRRQGVYRAMHDAIRREARATPGVCGIRLYVEGTNRTAQQAYRRAGMQMSSYRVYEEDFVLPPNKRKESI encoded by the coding sequence ATGACCAGGAATCTGCTCGTTCGCCCGGCCGAACTCGGGGATCTCGACCGGCTGATCGAATTCAGCCTGGCGATGGCCTTGGAAACCGAGGGCCGCGCCCTGGATCGCTCCCGCCTGCGCCAGGGCATCCTCGGCATTCTGACGGAGCCAGCCCGCGGCTTTTTCCGCGTCGCCGAAACGACCAGCGGGGACAGGGCACGGGTGGTCGGTCAAATGATGGTCACCTATGAGTGGAGCGACTGGCGCAACGCCACGTTCTGGTGGATTCAAAGCGTGTACGTGACGCCCGAATGCCGCCGGCAGGGCGTGTATCGCGCCATGCACGACGCCATTCGACGCGAAGCGCGCGCGACGCCCGGCGTCTGCGGCATCCGGCTCTATGTGGAAGGGACCAACCGGACCGCCCAGCAGGCCTATCGGCGGGCCGGCATGCAGATGTCGAGTTACCGGGTATACGAGGAAGATTTTGTCTTGCCTCCAAATAAACGAAAGGAGTCGATATGA
- a CDS encoding Trm112 family protein: MGNVNLDKDLLAILCCPETKQAVHLADEPLIERLNDQVARGELRNKAGQPVKEKLDGGLIRADRKILYPVRDDIPVMLIDEGIPLEPYL; the protein is encoded by the coding sequence ATGGGCAACGTCAACCTCGACAAGGACCTCTTGGCCATCTTATGCTGCCCGGAGACCAAGCAGGCTGTTCATCTAGCTGACGAGCCGCTGATCGAGAGGCTCAACGATCAGGTGGCTCGTGGAGAGCTTCGCAACAAGGCCGGCCAGCCCGTGAAAGAAAAGTTGGATGGGGGATTGATTCGGGCGGACCGGAAAATTCTCTACCCCGTTCGGGATGATATTCCCGTCATGCTCATCGACGAGGGCATTCCTCTCGAACCCTACCTGTAA
- a CDS encoding response regulator has translation MIDRDAGILPSADERSAPTAAAVPRRIFFADDNEVLISALTRRFSGPVQRVRAFASGENLLDALTRETPDLIVLDLKLPGLSGLDTLREIRRILPKVAVIILTAYGTSDDLESARTLGVFGVVIKKVGLEEELEAAVTRAFLALNR, from the coding sequence ATGATAGACCGCGACGCCGGAATCCTGCCCTCCGCCGATGAGAGAAGCGCACCAACAGCCGCTGCCGTCCCCCGACGGATCTTCTTCGCTGACGACAACGAGGTCTTGATCTCCGCGCTCACGCGACGGTTCTCCGGACCTGTCCAACGGGTGCGCGCCTTCGCCTCCGGCGAGAATCTTTTGGACGCGCTCACCCGCGAGACGCCGGACCTCATTGTCCTGGATCTCAAACTCCCGGGCTTGAGCGGGCTCGACACCTTGAGAGAGATTCGTCGTATTCTTCCGAAGGTCGCGGTGATTATCCTCACCGCCTATGGCACATCGGACGATCTGGAGTCGGCCAGGACCTTGGGGGTGTTCGGTGTGGTGATCAAGAAGGTCGGCCTGGAAGAGGAGTTGGAGGCGGCGGTCACGCGGGCCTTTCTGGCCCTCAACAGGTAG
- a CDS encoding energy transducer TonB has protein sequence MSSRRFGATPLFLLIIIMSGCVTAQPFPLRVGLVTITGAQVRSPRTVPPHCMSANNVRPQSSTQTMRAAEYQEIIRKLHETLSNHFVYPELARQYLWQGTTEICGTLAQDGKIVHVAVASSSGNAFLDNESVGLIRSVGSIKLDHALSSAQTRFLIPIAYNLIFLSPDQQTLINIVRDRLLINMHYPAAAIASKLEGNVVLSAVLQDDGSLQNVELYDSSGSELLDQAARDLLEGSVPFPIQRVVHETPAYLVIPIAYRFDHSIPGSSDSTGQ, from the coding sequence ATGTCTTCTCGACGATTTGGAGCAACCCCCCTATTCCTCCTAATAATTATTATGAGCGGGTGTGTTACGGCTCAACCATTTCCCCTTCGAGTAGGATTGGTCACCATCACCGGTGCTCAGGTTCGTTCACCTCGCACCGTCCCTCCACATTGTATGTCAGCCAATAATGTTAGACCCCAAAGCTCGACCCAGACCATGCGGGCCGCTGAGTATCAGGAGATCATCCGCAAGTTGCATGAAACGCTAAGTAATCACTTCGTCTATCCGGAACTAGCCAGACAATATCTCTGGCAGGGAACGACGGAGATTTGCGGCACTCTTGCGCAGGACGGGAAGATCGTCCACGTGGCAGTTGCGTCGAGTTCGGGCAATGCCTTCCTAGATAATGAAAGTGTAGGTCTCATACGTTCGGTGGGCAGCATTAAACTCGACCATGCCCTGTCTTCGGCACAGACACGTTTTCTCATCCCAATTGCATATAACCTCATCTTTCTATCGCCTGATCAACAAACGTTAATCAACATAGTGAGGGATCGACTCCTTATAAACATGCATTACCCCGCCGCTGCCATTGCCTCAAAGCTTGAAGGGAACGTCGTTCTCAGTGCCGTGTTACAGGATGATGGTAGCCTACAGAATGTAGAGTTATACGACTCCTCAGGATCGGAACTCCTCGATCAGGCTGCACGAGACCTATTGGAGGGATCAGTTCCCTTTCCCATTCAACGGGTGGTCCACGAGACCCCTGCTTACCTTGTCATTCCCATTGCATATCGGTTCGACCACTCTATTCCCGGGTCATCTGATTCAACCGGTCAGTGA
- a CDS encoding MBL fold metallo-hydrolase RNA specificity domain-containing protein, with protein sequence MKLSFFGAARSVTGSRHLLEAGGVRLLLDCGLFQGHRHDADVRNHDLGFDPRSLDAVLLSHAHIDHSGALPVLSKQGFKGRVYATDATCDLANLMLQDSAKVQEQDCGYINRKERRRGRHCRAPYYDTDDVRDIVRRFSSLRYREDVKIGRHLSASFHDAGHILGSGAVHINIHHKGLRTSLLFSGDLGRRGMPILRDPDPPPPCDVLILESTYGDRLHEQDAEERTRMAQDLFAHAIAYRSKIIVPAFAIGRTQDLVMRIKELVRAGTVPPIPIYIDSPLASKATDIFRAHPDLFDEETFRTFLQEGDPFGARYIRYVSTPEESKKLNDAKGPCVIIASSGMCEGGRVLHHLKHAVADPANVIAIVGFQAEHTLGRKLVERWDTVPIFGISTPLRARVVVFNGFSAHADRNDLLAYVRAITPLPGHIFVVHGEEKQSLSLAAAIQAEHAKVDVTVPRQGATYDL encoded by the coding sequence ATGAAACTCTCTTTTTTCGGAGCCGCACGATCCGTCACCGGGAGCCGCCACCTCCTGGAGGCGGGCGGCGTCAGGCTGTTGCTCGATTGCGGCCTGTTCCAGGGCCATAGGCACGACGCCGACGTTCGGAATCACGATCTCGGCTTCGATCCGAGATCACTCGACGCGGTGCTCCTTTCCCACGCCCATATCGACCATTCCGGCGCGTTGCCGGTCTTGAGCAAACAGGGGTTCAAGGGCCGCGTATACGCCACCGACGCTACCTGTGACCTGGCAAATTTGATGTTGCAGGATTCGGCCAAGGTGCAGGAGCAGGATTGTGGCTACATCAACCGCAAGGAACGACGCCGCGGGCGGCACTGCCGAGCGCCCTATTACGATACGGACGACGTGCGCGACATCGTCCGGCGGTTCTCCAGCCTGCGTTACCGGGAGGACGTGAAGATCGGCCGGCACCTCTCCGCCTCTTTTCACGATGCCGGGCACATCCTGGGATCCGGCGCCGTCCATATCAATATCCACCACAAGGGCCTGCGCACCAGCCTTCTGTTTTCGGGCGACTTGGGACGCCGCGGCATGCCGATTCTTCGCGATCCGGATCCTCCGCCCCCCTGCGACGTGCTCATTCTCGAATCGACCTACGGGGACCGGTTGCACGAACAGGACGCGGAAGAACGGACCCGTATGGCCCAAGACCTCTTTGCGCATGCGATCGCCTATCGGAGCAAGATCATCGTGCCGGCATTCGCCATCGGCCGCACGCAGGATCTGGTCATGCGCATCAAGGAACTGGTCCGCGCCGGCACCGTCCCACCGATCCCGATCTATATCGATTCTCCGTTGGCCTCCAAGGCCACAGACATCTTCCGCGCCCATCCCGATCTGTTCGACGAGGAGACCTTCCGCACCTTCCTCCAGGAGGGCGATCCGTTCGGGGCTCGTTATATCCGGTACGTCTCGACTCCCGAAGAAAGCAAGAAGCTGAATGACGCCAAGGGGCCTTGTGTCATCATCGCCTCCTCCGGCATGTGCGAGGGCGGGCGCGTGCTCCATCATCTGAAACATGCCGTCGCCGACCCGGCGAACGTGATCGCCATTGTCGGCTTCCAGGCGGAACATACCCTGGGACGCAAGCTCGTCGAACGCTGGGACACAGTGCCCATCTTCGGCATTTCCACGCCGCTGCGCGCCCGGGTCGTCGTCTTCAACGGTTTTTCCGCCCATGCGGACCGGAACGATCTGCTGGCCTATGTCCGAGCGATCACTCCGCTGCCCGGGCACATTTTCGTCGTGCACGGGGAAGAAAAACAGTCCCTGTCGCTGGCCGCAGCCATTCAAGCCGAGCACGCGAAGGTGGACGTCACGGTTCCCAGGCAGGGAGCCACCTATGACCTCTAA
- a CDS encoding 4Fe-4S dicluster domain-containing protein — MPEVYNWQLGRKMLYPYEERHPKWQFAFVFNINRCLACQTCSMADKSTWLFSKGQEYMWWNNVETKPYGGYPQFYDVKITQLIEQVNPGGQVWNVRVGRKHHAPYGVFEGMTIFDAGAKVGQAAIGYIPTDQEWRFVNIYEDTATSMRALVEGIDKTGFSRDEPWKMTGSSLPEHETFFFYLQRICNHCTYPGCLAACPRKAIYKRPEDGIVLIDQNRCRGYKKCVEQCPFKKPMYRGTTRVSEKCIACYPRIEGKDPLTGGEPMETRCMAACVGKIRMQSLVRIGEDGLWAEDRWHPLYFAIRVEQVALPLYPQWGTEPNGFYIPPRWSPRGYARQMFGPGVDNAIEKYLVPSRELLAVLQLWRASQQIIFRYDVIPGPKVFETQIHGKRFEMYNDTVLGFNKSGKEVARIQVEEPIYVRPAERVTWL, encoded by the coding sequence ATGCCTGAAGTCTATAACTGGCAACTGGGCCGCAAGATGCTCTATCCCTACGAGGAGCGGCATCCGAAGTGGCAGTTCGCCTTCGTGTTCAACATCAACCGGTGCTTGGCGTGCCAGACCTGTTCGATGGCCGACAAGTCCACCTGGCTCTTCTCGAAGGGCCAGGAGTACATGTGGTGGAACAACGTGGAGACCAAGCCCTACGGCGGGTATCCCCAGTTCTACGACGTGAAGATCACGCAGTTGATCGAGCAAGTGAACCCGGGCGGGCAGGTGTGGAACGTGCGGGTCGGCCGCAAGCACCATGCCCCCTACGGGGTGTTCGAGGGGATGACCATCTTCGACGCCGGGGCCAAGGTCGGCCAGGCGGCGATCGGCTACATCCCCACGGACCAGGAGTGGCGGTTCGTCAACATCTACGAGGACACGGCTACCTCGATGCGCGCCCTCGTGGAAGGCATCGACAAGACCGGCTTCTCCCGGGACGAACCCTGGAAGATGACGGGCAGCAGTCTGCCGGAGCATGAGACGTTCTTCTTCTATCTCCAGCGGATCTGCAACCACTGCACGTACCCGGGCTGCCTCGCGGCCTGTCCCCGGAAGGCCATCTACAAGCGGCCGGAAGACGGCATCGTGCTGATCGACCAGAACCGCTGCCGCGGGTACAAGAAGTGTGTCGAGCAGTGCCCGTTCAAGAAGCCGATGTACCGAGGCACGACCCGGGTCTCGGAGAAGTGCATTGCCTGCTATCCGCGGATCGAGGGGAAGGACCCCTTGACGGGCGGCGAGCCGATGGAAACGCGCTGTATGGCGGCCTGCGTCGGGAAGATCCGGATGCAGTCGCTGGTGCGGATCGGCGAGGACGGGCTGTGGGCCGAGGACCGGTGGCACCCGCTGTACTTCGCCATTCGGGTGGAGCAGGTGGCGCTGCCCCTGTACCCGCAGTGGGGAACGGAGCCGAACGGGTTCTACATCCCGCCGCGGTGGAGCCCGCGGGGCTATGCCCGACAGATGTTCGGGCCGGGCGTGGACAATGCGATCGAGAAGTACCTGGTGCCGAGCCGGGAGCTGTTGGCGGTGCTGCAACTGTGGCGGGCCAGCCAGCAGATCATCTTCCGGTACGACGTGATTCCGGGCCCGAAGGTGTTTGAGACCCAGATCCACGGGAAGCGGTTCGAGATGTACAACGACACCGTGCTGGGCTTCAACAAGTCAGGGAAGGAAGTGGCGCGGATCCAGGTCGAGGAGCCGATCTACGTCCGACCGGCGGAACGGGTCACCTGGCTGTAA
- a CDS encoding DUF502 domain-containing protein, giving the protein MMKSISRKWWQAWWTGLLVLVPATATLLILSKLFQTFDHVTRDLLSPGLTGTAPGVGFVLLLLLIFLTGLVTSHFFGQRLVLWAEERVQRIPLVRTIYLTLKSMTDIFHFRSRFGRSRVVVFPFPRDGLWAIGFVMGAAPAAVQRTTGDTLAMLFVPTAIHPFTGYLAFVPTRAITPINLPVEEAMKLEFSAGLYRPRGAWLRSPASSEPPSTVR; this is encoded by the coding sequence ATGATGAAATCGATCTCCCGCAAATGGTGGCAAGCCTGGTGGACCGGCCTTCTGGTGTTGGTTCCGGCCACGGCCACGTTGCTGATCCTGTCCAAGCTGTTCCAGACGTTCGACCACGTGACCCGGGATCTGCTGAGCCCCGGATTAACCGGGACGGCTCCGGGAGTCGGATTTGTCCTCCTCCTGCTGCTGATCTTCCTCACCGGACTGGTCACGTCGCATTTTTTCGGCCAACGCCTGGTCCTGTGGGCCGAAGAGAGGGTCCAGCGCATTCCGCTTGTCCGGACGATCTATTTGACCTTGAAAAGCATGACGGATATTTTTCACTTTCGCTCGCGATTCGGACGGAGTCGGGTCGTCGTGTTCCCCTTTCCGCGGGACGGCCTCTGGGCCATCGGCTTTGTCATGGGCGCCGCTCCGGCGGCCGTGCAGCGGACCACCGGTGACACGCTCGCCATGCTGTTCGTTCCGACCGCCATTCATCCGTTTACCGGCTACCTGGCGTTCGTCCCGACCCGGGCCATCACGCCGATCAATCTCCCGGTTGAAGAAGCCATGAAGCTGGAATTCTCGGCAGGACTGTACCGGCCGCGCGGGGCGTGGCTGCGGTCACCCGCGTCCTCGGAACCGCCCTCGACTGTCCGATAG
- a CDS encoding molybdopterin-dependent oxidoreductase, with protein sequence MFLSRRQFLKVTAGTVAAAAIADRALALTALQPVIEVGNPLGDYPDRSWERVYHDQYRYDSSFTWCCSPNDTHGCRIRAFVRNGVVMRVEQNYDHQTYEDLYGNRGTFAHNPRMCLKGFTFHRRVYGPYRLKGPLMRKGWKEWMDAGSPELTPETKSKYKFDSRYLDDMMRVSWDTAFTYVAKAMVVIATRYSGEAGARRLREQGYPPEMIEMMKGAGVRCFKHRAGMPILGLIGKHGNTRFNNNTLPLLDAWIRKVSPDQAQGGRYWNNYTWHGDQDPSQPWWNGTQNCDVDLSDMRFCKFNTSWGKNFVENKMPEAHWKLESLERGARIAVITPEYNPTATRADYWIPVRPETDSALFLGACKIIFDENFQDTDFLKAYTDMPILVRTDTLQYLDPRDVVKDYAFPDFSNAYSGRVQGLKPEYIQRLGGTMVWDLSKNQAVPIHREQVGWHFQNSGLDAALTGTYRVKLLNGREVDVAPIYQLYQVHLQDYDLDTVHQINRAPKDLIVRWARDAGTIKPAAIHNGEGVCHYFHMTQMGRAAALVMILTGNVGKFGSGCHTWSGNYKVGIWNATPWSGSGAAVYLSEDPWHMNTDPNIHGKEVKYRGYYYGEEPGYWNHGDTALIVNTPKYGRKVFTGKTHMPSPSKLRWVVNVNILNNAKHHYDMVKNVDPNIECIVTQDIEMTSDVNHADVAFASNSWMEFTYPEMTGTVSNPWVQVWKGGIRPLYDTRNDLDSFTGVTTKLADITGEPKLRDVFKFVYDNRVDVYVQRILDASSTFYGYSADVLLKSEKGWMVMVRTYPRHPLWEEINESKPQWTRTGRLESYRTEPEAIEYGENFIVHREGPEATPYLPNAICSTNPYIRPDDYGIPITAQHHDDKQVRNVKLPWAEIKRYSNPLWEKGYQFYCVTPKTRHRVHSQWSVNDWVQIYESNFGDPYRMDKRTPGVGEHQLNINPAAARDRGINDGDYVYVDGNPVDRPYRGWKPSDPYYKVARLMIRAKYNPSYPYHVTMAKHAPYVSTAKSVKGHETRPDGRAIALDTGYQSNFRYGAQQSFTRSWLMPMHQTDSLPGKHANGLKMKWGFEIDHHAVNTVPKECLIRITKAEDGGIGARGPWEPVRTGFTPGQENEFMIKWLKGEHIKIKV encoded by the coding sequence ATGTTTTTATCACGACGACAATTTCTGAAGGTCACGGCGGGGACGGTGGCGGCCGCGGCGATCGCCGATCGCGCGCTGGCGCTGACGGCCCTCCAGCCGGTCATCGAGGTGGGCAACCCCCTCGGCGACTATCCGGACCGCTCGTGGGAGCGCGTCTACCACGATCAGTACCGGTATGACTCCTCCTTCACCTGGTGCTGTTCCCCCAACGACACGCACGGCTGCCGCATCCGCGCCTTCGTCCGCAACGGCGTCGTCATGCGCGTCGAGCAGAACTACGACCACCAGACCTACGAAGACCTCTACGGCAACCGCGGGACCTTCGCCCACAACCCCCGCATGTGCCTGAAGGGCTTCACCTTCCACCGCCGCGTCTACGGCCCCTATCGCTTGAAAGGCCCCCTGATGCGCAAGGGCTGGAAGGAATGGATGGATGCCGGCTCCCCGGAGCTCACCCCGGAGACCAAGAGCAAGTACAAATTCGACAGCCGCTACCTGGACGACATGATGCGCGTCTCCTGGGACACGGCCTTCACCTACGTCGCCAAAGCGATGGTCGTCATCGCCACGCGCTACAGCGGCGAGGCCGGCGCCCGGCGGTTGCGCGAGCAGGGCTATCCGCCCGAGATGATTGAGATGATGAAGGGCGCGGGCGTCCGGTGCTTCAAGCACCGCGCCGGCATGCCGATCCTGGGCCTGATCGGCAAGCACGGCAACACCCGGTTCAACAACAACACGCTGCCGTTGCTGGACGCGTGGATTCGGAAAGTCAGCCCGGATCAAGCCCAGGGCGGCCGCTATTGGAACAACTACACCTGGCACGGCGACCAGGACCCCAGCCAACCTTGGTGGAACGGCACTCAGAACTGCGACGTGGACCTCTCCGACATGCGGTTCTGTAAGTTCAACACCAGTTGGGGCAAGAACTTCGTCGAGAACAAGATGCCCGAGGCCCACTGGAAACTCGAAAGCCTTGAGCGCGGCGCCCGCATCGCCGTGATCACCCCGGAATACAACCCGACGGCCACCCGGGCCGACTACTGGATTCCGGTCCGGCCGGAGACCGACTCCGCGCTCTTCCTCGGCGCCTGTAAGATCATCTTCGATGAGAACTTCCAAGACACCGACTTCCTGAAGGCCTACACGGACATGCCGATCTTGGTCCGGACGGATACGCTCCAGTACCTCGATCCCCGCGACGTGGTCAAGGACTATGCATTCCCGGACTTCTCCAACGCCTATAGCGGCCGGGTGCAGGGCCTGAAACCCGAGTACATCCAGCGCCTGGGCGGCACCATGGTCTGGGATCTGTCGAAGAACCAGGCCGTGCCGATTCACCGGGAGCAGGTGGGCTGGCACTTCCAGAACAGCGGCCTGGATGCGGCCTTGACGGGCACCTACCGCGTCAAGCTGCTCAACGGCCGGGAAGTGGACGTGGCCCCGATCTACCAGCTCTATCAGGTGCACTTGCAGGACTACGACCTGGACACGGTGCATCAGATCAACCGGGCGCCCAAGGACCTCATCGTGCGCTGGGCGCGGGACGCCGGTACCATCAAGCCCGCCGCCATCCACAACGGCGAGGGGGTCTGTCACTACTTCCACATGACGCAGATGGGCCGGGCCGCCGCGTTGGTGATGATCCTCACCGGCAACGTCGGGAAGTTCGGCTCGGGCTGCCATACCTGGTCGGGCAACTACAAGGTCGGTATCTGGAACGCGACCCCCTGGTCCGGCTCCGGCGCCGCCGTGTATTTGAGCGAAGATCCGTGGCATATGAACACGGATCCCAATATCCACGGCAAGGAAGTCAAGTATCGGGGCTACTACTACGGCGAGGAGCCCGGCTACTGGAACCACGGCGACACGGCCTTGATCGTGAACACGCCCAAGTACGGGCGCAAGGTGTTCACGGGCAAGACCCATATGCCGAGCCCCAGCAAGCTCCGCTGGGTCGTCAACGTCAACATTCTGAACAATGCCAAGCACCACTACGACATGGTCAAGAACGTCGATCCGAACATCGAATGTATCGTGACCCAGGATATTGAGATGACCTCGGACGTGAATCATGCGGACGTGGCCTTCGCCTCCAATTCGTGGATGGAGTTCACCTATCCCGAAATGACGGGCACGGTGTCCAATCCCTGGGTGCAGGTGTGGAAGGGCGGCATCCGTCCGCTCTACGACACCCGCAACGACCTCGACTCCTTCACCGGGGTTACCACCAAGCTCGCCGACATCACCGGCGAACCGAAACTCCGCGATGTCTTCAAGTTCGTCTACGACAACCGGGTGGACGTGTATGTGCAGCGCATCCTCGATGCGTCCTCCACGTTCTACGGCTATTCGGCGGACGTGCTCTTGAAGTCGGAGAAGGGCTGGATGGTCATGGTCCGGACCTATCCGCGGCATCCCCTGTGGGAAGAAATCAACGAGAGCAAGCCCCAATGGACTCGGACCGGCCGGTTGGAATCCTACCGGACGGAGCCCGAGGCCATTGAATACGGCGAGAACTTCATCGTCCACCGGGAAGGCCCGGAGGCGACGCCGTACTTGCCCAACGCCATCTGCTCCACGAACCCCTACATCCGCCCGGATGACTACGGCATCCCCATCACGGCGCAGCACCATGACGACAAGCAGGTGCGCAACGTGAAGCTGCCCTGGGCGGAGATCAAGCGCTACTCGAACCCGTTGTGGGAGAAGGGGTATCAGTTCTACTGCGTCACCCCCAAGACCCGGCACCGGGTGCACAGCCAGTGGTCGGTGAACGACTGGGTGCAGATCTACGAGTCGAACTTCGGCGATCCGTACCGGATGGACAAGCGGACGCCGGGCGTCGGCGAGCACCAGTTGAACATCAACCCGGCGGCGGCGCGCGATCGGGGCATCAACGACGGTGACTATGTCTACGTGGACGGGAACCCGGTGGACCGGCCCTACCGCGGCTGGAAACCCTCCGATCCCTACTACAAGGTCGCCCGCTTGATGATCCGGGCCAAGTACAATCCCTCCTATCCGTATCACGTCACGATGGCGAAGCACGCCCCGTACGTGTCGACGGCGAAATCGGTCAAAGGGCACGAGACACGGCCGGACGGCCGCGCCATCGCCCTGGACACCGGCTATCAGTCCAACTTCCGCTACGGGGCCCAACAGTCCTTTACGCGGAGCTGGTTGATGCCGATGCACCAGACCGACAGCTTGCCCGGCAAACATGCCAACGGGCTCAAGATGAAGTGGGGCTTCGAGATTGACCACCACGCGGTCAACACGGTGCCGAAGGAATGTCTGATCCGCATCACCAAGGCGGAAGACGGCGGCATCGGCGCCCGCGGCCCGTGGGAACCGGTCCGGACCGGCTTTACCCCCGGGCAGGAGAACGAGTTCATGATCAAGTGGCTCAAGGGCGAGCACATTAAGATCAAGGTGTAA
- the bamE gene encoding outer membrane protein assembly factor BamE domain-containing protein, which yields MNHVRSDRTPSGRTLLIRPALVLGLLWALFSTTGCAFVRGSYGEDVNQGDLSSIKTGISTRSDVASVLGAPDRIVEANGHEIFHYYHFDVKSGFILIFSRTNIKSDDIFVIFNQAGIVEDLVSGKTKPPLEFQFWPFDWPFGP from the coding sequence ATGAATCACGTTCGTTCTGACCGCACGCCGTCGGGCCGCACCCTCTTGATCCGGCCCGCCCTCGTGCTTGGCCTGCTTTGGGCCCTGTTCTCGACGACGGGCTGCGCCTTCGTCAGGGGCAGCTATGGCGAGGACGTCAACCAAGGCGATCTCTCTTCCATCAAGACAGGCATCAGCACGCGCAGCGACGTGGCCTCGGTGTTGGGCGCGCCGGATCGCATTGTCGAAGCCAACGGCCACGAGATCTTTCACTATTACCATTTCGACGTGAAATCGGGCTTTATCCTGATTTTCTCGCGCACAAACATCAAGAGCGACGACATCTTCGTTATTTTCAATCAGGCCGGCATCGTGGAAGATCTCGTGTCGGGGAAGACAAAACCACCGCTCGAATTTCAGTTCTGGCCCTTTGATTGGCCCTTCGGACCCTGA
- a CDS encoding TIGR00730 family Rossman fold protein has protein sequence MTDRPPDPPTERSAELTSTSSDTDSSRDLAAILQSPSYRRADRDTEFLNRDDLRALRLQLEYLKPEFIQREQGIQSTIVVFGSARLPEPAVARQRLAEAEATLARRPDDPVLRSNVETARKQLALSPFYDHARDFARLVSSTCQVDGRCEYVIVTGGGPGVMEAANRGATDVGAKSIGFNIVLPHEQTPNSYITPELCFQFRYFALRKMHFMLRARALVAFPGGFGTLDELFEVLTLLQTGKAQGAAVVLFGRAFWEQLINWNLLVDCGLIGPQDLSLIRYAETAQEAWDMILTQQQPRGSAR, from the coding sequence ATGACCGACCGGCCGCCCGACCCTCCCACCGAACGATCGGCTGAATTGACCTCGACATCCTCCGACACCGACTCTTCCAGGGACTTAGCAGCCATTCTGCAATCGCCATCCTATCGCCGAGCTGACCGGGATACCGAGTTCCTGAACCGGGACGATCTCCGGGCCCTGCGGTTGCAGCTTGAATATCTGAAGCCCGAGTTCATTCAGCGCGAACAGGGCATCCAGTCGACGATTGTCGTGTTCGGGAGCGCGCGGCTGCCCGAGCCGGCCGTCGCGCGCCAGCGTCTTGCCGAAGCGGAAGCAACCCTGGCCCGCCGACCGGACGACCCGGTGCTTAGATCCAATGTCGAGACGGCCAGGAAACAATTGGCGCTGTCGCCCTTCTACGATCACGCCCGGGACTTCGCCCGTCTGGTGTCCTCCACCTGTCAGGTGGACGGGCGGTGCGAATATGTCATCGTCACGGGCGGAGGACCTGGCGTGATGGAGGCGGCCAACCGAGGCGCCACCGACGTAGGGGCCAAGTCGATCGGGTTCAACATCGTTCTGCCCCATGAACAAACCCCCAACTCCTACATCACGCCGGAACTCTGCTTTCAGTTTCGCTACTTCGCCTTGCGCAAAATGCACTTCATGTTGCGGGCACGCGCCCTGGTGGCCTTTCCTGGCGGTTTCGGCACGTTGGATGAATTGTTCGAGGTCCTCACGCTCCTGCAAACGGGGAAGGCGCAGGGCGCCGCGGTCGTCCTGTTCGGCCGTGCCTTTTGGGAACAGCTCATCAACTGGAACCTGTTGGTCGATTGCGGCCTGATCGGCCCGCAGGACCTGTCGTTGATCCGTTATGCCGAGACCGCGCAAGAAGCGTGGGACATGATTCTCACCCAACAGCAACCCCGGGGCTCTGCCAGATGA